In Drosophila simulans strain w501 chromosome 3R, Prin_Dsim_3.1, whole genome shotgun sequence, a single window of DNA contains:
- the LOC6727257 gene encoding sodium/calcium exchanger 3 isoform X8 — MQLLLKSIFTCALFVIFVYATAQSLLKVQETEARQAYLNVTSSSSSNLSQDDVHFLSRRLRQATAGEEGEEGAPSQMDDELEQMTKVHAEAPDAEELRECSEGLVLPLWMPQRNISVGDRLVRGFVYFVLLIYLFVGVSIIADRFMAAIEAITSIERAVVVKGPNNTKQVMHVRIWNETVANLTLMALGSSAPEILLSVIEIYAKDFESGDLGPGTIVGSAAYNLFMIIAVCMIWIPAGEVRRIRHLRVFFVTALFSVFAYVWLWLILSVFTPGVILVWEAIVTLLFFPLTVLWAYIAERRLLVYKYMDKNYRVNKRGTVVAGEHDQVEMDAEKGPKQPMVTSARGNDAEAFDEARREYITLLTELRQKYPDADLEQLEMMAQEQVLARSSKSRAFYRIQATRKMVGSGNLMRKIQERAHSDLTEVKAQLHAGDDEEADDPIRMYFEPGHYTVMENCGEFEVRVVRRGDISTYASVEYETQDGTASAGTDFVGRKGLLSFPPGVDEQRFRIEVIDDDVFEEDECFYIRLFNPSEGVKLAVPMIATVMILDDDHAGIFAFTDSVFEITESVGRFELKVMRYSGARGTVIVPYWTENDTATESKDYEGARGELVFENNESEKFIDLFILEESSYEKDVSFKVHIGEPRLAPDSTHYLIHVTAD; from the coding sequence ATGCAGTTGCTCCTCAAATCGATATTCACCTGCGCACTATTCGTGATCTTTGTGTATGCCACCGCCCAGTCGCTGCTCAAGGTCCAGGAGACAGAAGCGCGGCAGGCGTACCTCAATGTTACCTCCTCCAGCAGTAGTAATCTCAGCCAGGACGATGTCCACTTCCTCAGCCGGCGACTGAGGCAGGCCACCGCTGGCGAGGAGGGCGAAGAGGGCGCGCCGTCCCAAATGGACGACGAGTTAGAACAGATGACCAAGGTCCATGCAGAAGCACCGGACGCGGAGGAGCTGCGCGAGTGCAGCGAGGGTCTTGTCCTGCCTCTCTGGATGCCGCAGCGCAACATTTCGGTGGGTGACCGCCTCGTCCGCGGCTTTGTTTACTTCGTCCTTCTCATCTACCTGTTTGTGGGTGTGTCCATCATTGCGGATCGCTTCATGGCCGCCATCGAGGCAATCACATCGATTGAACGGGCGGTGGTAGTCAAGGGACCCAACAACACCAAGCAGGTGATGCACGTGCGCATCTGGAACGAAACGGTGGCGAATCTAACGCTAATGGCCCTGGGATCGAGTGCCCCCGAGATCCTGCTCTCGGTTATTGAGATTTATGCGAAGGACTTCGAGAGCGGTGACTTGGGACCCGGCACCATCGTGGGATCAGCAGCCTACAACCTGTTTATGATTATCGCCGTATGCATGATCTGGATACCGGCGGGCGAGGTACGGAGGATCCGGCATCTGCGCGTCTTCTTCGTTACCGCCCTCTTCTCGGTCTTCGCCTATGTGTGGCTGTGGCTCATCCTATCCGTGTTCACGCCCGGCGTGATCCTGGTCTGGGAGGCGATCGTGACCTTGCTATTCTTCCCGCTGACCGTGCTGTGGGCCTACATCGCCGAGCGGCGTCTTCTGGTCTACAAATACATGGACAAGAACTACCGGGTCAATAAGCGCGGCACCGTGGTGGCCGGCGAGCACGACCAGGTGGAGATGGATGCGGAGAAGGGCCCCAAACAACCAATGGTCACATCCGCTCGCGGAAACGACGCCGAGGCCTTCGACGAGGCCCGTCGCGAGTACATCACTTTGCTGACGGAGCTGCGCCAGAAGTACCCCGACGCCGATCTCGAGCAGCTGGAGATGATGGCCCAGGAGCAGGTGCTGGCGCGGAGCAGCAAGTCGCGCGCCTTTTACCGCATCCAGGCCACCCGCAAGATGGTCGGCAGCGGCAACCTGATGCGCAAGATCCAGGAACGCGCCCACAGCGATCTCACCGAGGTTAAAGCCCAGCTGCATGCGggcgacgacgaggaggcGGACGATCCCATCCGCATGTACTTCGAACCGGGTCACTACACCGTCATGGAGAACTGCGGCGAGTTTGAGGTGCGCGTGGTGCGCCGGGGCGACATCTCCACATACGCCAGCGTGGAGTACGAAACGCAGGACGGCACTGCCTCCGCCGGCACCGATTTCGTCGGACGGAAGGGACTGCTTAGCTTCCCGCCGGGCGTCGACGAGCAGCGCTTCCGCATCGAGGTGATCGACGATGACGTATTTGAGGAGGACGAGTGCTTCTACATCCGTCTCTTCAATCCCTCCGAGGGCGTGAAGCTAGCCGTGCCGATGATCGCCACCGTCATGATCCTGGACGACGACCACGCGGGCATCTTTGCCTTTACGGACTCGGTATTCGAGATCACCGAGTCCGTCGGCCGGTTCGAGCTGAAGGTGATGCGATACTCCGGCGCCCGCGGCACCGTCATAGTGCCCTACTGGACAGAGAACGACACGGCCACCGAATCCAAGGACTACGAGGGGGCCCGCGGCGAACTTGTCTTCGAAAACAATGAATCCGA
- the LOC27207745 gene encoding uncharacterized protein LOC27207745 encodes MLICCMEGCEFNNSISNDEHVRCWLCDEYAHAKCAGISDSVVEMIEGRTGLKWTCETCRVVKSQMGRFMKQTRTEITELFREVRAVYEKLAMLESHITSHPQVPTSPVHSDFSSNPLHTFEDTNDDREVEDAESSAVQHNATDMQVVKIWHHNAAPVVLPLHANPDPDILKAVPPMKAVFVSRLITSTTEDALKHYIVSKLSYFNPDDIIVRKIYNKQRRKIASFKVMAPDPIYYTILNPGFWPEHIIVHEFVKKSLLQANVEFTNYC; translated from the exons ATGTTGATATGCTGCATGGAAGGCTGCGAATTCAACAATTCGATTTCCAATGATGAGCATGTTAGGTGCTGGTTGTGTGACGAATATGCCCACGCAAAGTGCGCGGGTATAAGTGATAGTGTAGTGGAAATGATTGAAGGAAGAACTGGACTCAAATGGACTTGTGAAACCTGCAGAGTTGTCAAATCTCAGATGGGAAGATTTATGAAGCAAACGCGTACGGAAATCACTGAACTCTTTAGGGAAGTCCGAGCTGTCTATGAAAAGTTGGCGATGCTGGAATCGCATATTACATCTC ATCCTCAAGTACCGACTTCCCCTGTGCACAGTGATTTCAGTTCTAACCCATTACACACTTTTGAGGATACTAATGATGACAGAGAAGTTGAAGATGCAGAGTCATCTGCTGTTCAACACAATGCTACGGATATGCAGGTGGTGAAAATATGGCATCATAATGCGGCTCCCGTGGTTCTACCTCTACATGCCAATCCGGATCCGGATATTCTTAAAGCTGTTCCTCCAATGAAAGCTGTGTTCGTATCCAGACTCATAACCTCAACTACTGAAGATGCCCTCAAGCACTACATAGTTTCCAAACTCTCATATTTCAATCCCGATGATATCATCgtcagaaaaatatataataaacaaaGACGAAAAATTGCATCGTTTAAAGTTATGGCACCCGATCCTATATATTATACGATTTTAAATCCGGGATTTTGGCCTGAACATATCATTGTGCACGAGTTTGTCAAGAAAAGCCTTCTTCAAGCCAATGTagaatttacaaattattgttaa